AGATTGCCGATTGGACACCCAAGCAGTGGATTGGTCGCTCCTTTCCCGTCCAGATGAGGCAAGAGGTCATCATCAAGGCTGGTCAAAAGCTTGAGGCAGGCTCCATTCTTGGCAGAGATGGTGACAATAAGCATGTTCTATGCGCAAAGCTAGCTGAGGATGATAGCGAAATTGGTGATGGCACTGAGACTCCAAACTGTATCCTAGCAGATGACATCGACGCCTCGGTAAAGGATCAGAAGGCTATTGCCTTCCTAACAGGATCATTTATCAAGGGGGCCTTACTTATGGCAAAGGGCATACTGCTGAAACCGTTAGGGATGAGCTTAGAAAATTCAGTATCTTTCTAGAGGAGGGAACCCACTAAGTGGCAACAATTGAGTTATGGAAAGACTATAAGAAGCTCAACCTTCTTGCAAGGCAGATGGAGGTTCAGCCCAAATTCTTTGCCGAGACCTTCTTCTCGCAGACTATGTATCACGATACCGAGCAAATCCATTTTGGAGACGACGAGTACGAAGAGGGCATCTCAGCCTTTGCCCACCCTCTAGCCGAGGGTAAGGTCCTTCTCGATCAGGGAACCGAGGTCAAGGCCTTCGCCCCAGCCTATATCAAAGAGGCTGCCGTCCATGATCCCCTTAAATCCCTTAGAGTCCTTCCTGAAGAGGACTACTCAGGATCCTATACCCCCATGCAGCGGGAAAGGATTCACCTAGCCCGAAATGTGGCAAGGCTTAAAGCCCGCTACCAAAACAGAATCGAAATCATGGCCCTTGAGGCCCTAAAAGATGGCAAGGCCACTATCAGCGGGGAAGGCATCACAGAAACGGTGCTGAACTTTGGCCGGGATGCCAGCCTTAAGGAAGTCGCAAGCGCTGACGCGGATAAGTGGTCTGATCCAAGCTTCAAGATCTTGGGGCAGCTGTCTCGAATGAAACGGCTTATCAAGCAGCATTCGAGGTTTGGGGCCATTGCGACCACGGTTCATCTGAATCAATCGACGGCTGACTACCTTCTTCAGAATAAGGAGATCCTTGACCTCTATGACAAAAGGCGTGGTGTGGATCTCAATATGAATCTCACCCCCTATCAAAAGTACACCGATATCGAGCCCATTGGCCGGATTGGGCACTTTAACTTTCTGATCCACT
This window of the Pseudobacteriovorax antillogorgiicola genome carries:
- a CDS encoding head decoration protein, producing the protein MTGFNPHYKKIADWTPKQWIGRSFPVQMRQEVIIKAGQKLEAGSILGRDGDNKHVLCAKLAEDDSEIGDGTETPNCILADDIDASVKDQKAIAFLTGSFIKGALLMAKGILLKPLGMSLENSVSF
- a CDS encoding major capsid protein, producing MATIELWKDYKKLNLLARQMEVQPKFFAETFFSQTMYHDTEQIHFGDDEYEEGISAFAHPLAEGKVLLDQGTEVKAFAPAYIKEAAVHDPLKSLRVLPEEDYSGSYTPMQRERIHLARNVARLKARYQNRIEIMALEALKDGKATISGEGITETVLNFGRDASLKEVASADADKWSDPSFKILGQLSRMKRLIKQHSRFGAIATTVHLNQSTADYLLQNKEILDLYDKRRGVDLNMNLTPYQKYTDIEPIGRIGHFNFLIHSGYYRENGTKKEILKDGEVILTAPSIGGKKHFGRIISRKAKYKPLSYFLRPYYEDRTETQFVEIHSAPILIPHDVNAAAFMQVL